In a genomic window of Styela clava chromosome 7, kaStyClav1.hap1.2, whole genome shotgun sequence:
- the LOC120328386 gene encoding uncharacterized protein LOC120328386, producing MAQKFRKTILYVNRGCTKPEPKKVDDDTSSGSYSETVIDESKQQDADRKKGERRMSYWDRFMAESNDKFANFPQKRRETKEEDIKAVVATEQNVVFQSSPRDITTNIQSNCNGPPKIPEISESSSEIAADYLRGIPRLSTRHNKKKFGVLADCHEQSCQTDNESNTKKNSTNFACKLRERHKNVNLLGQVRPIPVKYLPTEQNAESNIRRTEKDIIQIGGVREEKRPIFIKNIISSLNKKTSSTSSSSGQTGDSKSNFRVVFRSTTPDMPRRINECYDIDSEQSTRTVKVGRGRRVTFPSTPVYPPECREKDMNQRPLIKTAGSVLNFLQGFPAVRIPNQVPRVYKVANNSKDCENPPRIQLGRTRNCMRREPFPSVSRRPPESDTSIDSVNQPCIDNRYRLQIKNKHFEDSESNVAFSSDEDHPNNDRTATSPFSFIHKYSQELLTRYMNAKSKDSKKRQNKIHPYSSSVLSCVFENQGFNILLRSICSACDIVLRIIALLILFYYAQKDVYQFDGNVPT from the exons atggCGCAAAAG TTTCGGAAAACAATTCTGTATGTCAATCGTGGATGCACGAAGCCTGAACCAAAAAAGGTTGATGACGATACATCGAGTGGAAGTTACTCAGAAACGGTTATCGACGAATCAAAGCAGCAGGATGCAGATAGAAAGAAAGGGGAGAGAAGAATGAGTTACTGGGATCGTTTCATGGCAGAATCCAATGATAAGTTTGCTAACTTCCCTCAAAAAAGACGAGAAACGAAAGAAGAAGATATCAAAGCAGTTGTTGCGACAGAACAAAATGTCGTATTTCAGAGTTCTCCCCGGGATATAACCACAAATATACAG TCAAACTGTAACGGTCCACCAAAAATCCCAGAAATTAGTGAATCGTCGAGTGAAATTGCTGCCGATTACTTAAGAGGAATCCCTCGTCTTTCTACGCGAcacaacaaaaagaaatttggCGTGCTCGCCGACTGTCACGAACAGTCATGCCAAACAGATAATGAGTCTAACACGAAGAAAAACTCAACAAATTTTGCTTGCAAACTCAGAGAGCGTCACAAGAATGTTAATCTTCTAGGCCAGGTTAGGCCTATACCCGTGAAATATTTACCGACGGAACAAAATGCGGAAAGTAATATAAGACGCACAGAAAAGGATATAATACAAATTGGAGGGGTGCGAGAAGAGAAAAGaccaatatttattaaaaatattatctcgagtttgaataaaaaaaccTCGAGTACTTCAAGCAGCTCCGGTCAGACAGGGGATTCTAAATCCAACTTCCGAGTAGTATTTCGTTCCACAACACCGGATATGCCACGTCGAATTAATGAGTGCTATGATATAGATTCTGAACAATCAACCAGAACAGTAAAAGTTGGTAGAGGTCGACGAGTTACATTTCCTTCTACTCCGGTTTATCCACCAGAGTGCCGCGAAAAGGATATGAATCAACGGCCCTTAATAAAAACAGCAGGTTCTGTTTTGAACTTTTTACAAGGGTTTCCAGCGGTGAGAATACCTAATCAAGTACCACGTGTTTATAAAGTTGCAAATAATTCGAAGGATTGTGAGAATCCACCAAGAATTCAGCTAGGAAGAACACGCAATTGCATGAGAAGAGAACCGTTTCCTTCTGTATCTCGGAGACCCCCCGAATCAG ATACTTCTATTGATTCAGTCAATCAGCCATGCATTGACAATAGATATCGGttacaaatcaaaaataaacatttcgAAGATTCCGAAAGCAACGTGGCGTTCTCGTCAGACGAGGACCATCCAAATAATGACAG GACAGCGACTTCACCTTTCTCGTTTATTCATAAATACAGTCAGGAGTTATTAACTCGGTACATGAATGCAAAGTCCAAGGATTCCAAGAAACGACAGAATAAAATACACCCGTATTCATCTTCGGTACTCAGTTGTGTGTTCGAAAACCAAGGGTTTAATATCCTTCTGCGCAGCATTTGTTCTGCTTGCGACATCGTGCTTCGAATTATCGCATTATTAATACTGTTCTATTATGCGCAAAAAGATGTTTATCAATTTGATGGAAACGTAccaacatga